ATAACGGattgataactagatagataggtTTGTTGCGTGTATGtgctagtgtgtctgtgtgtctatctattgagataaatatatatatatatatatatatatatatatacgtatatataaattagagaagaaccaccatgtagcaattcaacaatcatattaattaaatcaatgtatacacacacacacacacacacacacacacacatatatatgtatatatatatatatatatatgtatgtatgcatacatacaccaatatctatgtatctatatgtctatatacgtataagtacacatatatacgcgtatatatatgcatacacacatacatacatattcacctatattatatatatatacatatatatatatatatattatatatacacatatatttgtattatatatatgtctatgaatatatacatatatatcatataaatattatacaaatgtatatttataccactatatatatatatatatatatatatatatatatatatatatatatatatatatatatatatatatatacatatatatatatgtgtgtgtgtgtatatttgtggcaAGGAAAGCACGACTATGTTCTAGTATTACCTTTTTTATCATGTTTTCTCATAACGTCGTATGGAAAGAAAGCCTTAAAAAAAACTTAAATCCAGAACATATCTGTTTTTTTCAACATACGTCTAAAGAAAaggtattcatgtacatatataagaacatttgagtatgtatgcatgtatgtgtgcgtgtgtgtgtatgtgtgtgtgtgtgtgtgtgtacgtgcgtaaacatatatacatacaaacgcatacacatatatatgttaaaatacacacgtaaatataagTAGATTGACTGACAAGAGAGTAGGGATATATGGGAATGAATGATGTGACTAAAAgaaatggaatatatttttttacatgtgaCTTTGAATAAGCAACATAAAAACCGTTTTGTTTTCTctacaaaaattataattttgtttcacacctttttttccttctttcatttaatatttttttctttctctgctttctctccctctccctccctttcattttgcactttctctttctctctcttttagttCATTGTTTACTTGACTTTCACTGCGTTAAACCATTGGCTTAAATTCGCCGTCTTCTCGCTCTtcgtgtttgtgttgtttttctcGGCGGGCAACTACGACAGGAACCGGGGAGTGATGTACGATGTAGTCGCTTACACTCCCCAAGATGGTTCTTCTTATTTTCCCTTGACCACGTGTTCCAGTTAAAACGTACGTTGCTTTTACTTCATCAATCATCGTAATGACGCCATGACCTGGTTTTGAGCAATTCACAACCCGAAATTTTCCATTGATCTGCAAAAGCGAATGCAAATATTTCAGTtagaatatacatagatacatacatacatacagacagacagacacacagacagacagacagacatacatacatacatacatacatacatacatacatacatacatacatgcatacatacagacagacagacagacagacagacagacagacatacatacatacacacaaacacacagacacacacacggttACAActgtatgtctgtgcgtatgtgtgtataggcgcaggattggctgtgtggcaagtagcttgcttaccaaccacaaggttccgggttcagtcccactgcgtggcaccttgggcaagtgtcttctactatagcctcgggccgaccaaagccttgtgagtggatttggtggacggaaactgaaagaagcccgtcgcatatgtgtatatatatatgtatgtgtgtgtatatgtttgtgtgtctgcgtttgtccccccaacatcgtttgacaaccgatgctggtgtgtttacgtccctgtaacttagcggttcggcaaaagaggccgatagaataagtactaggcttacaaagaacaagttctggggtcgatttgctcgagtgaaggcggtgctccaacatggtcaaatgactgaaacaaataaaagagtaaagagagcacaCACGGGTACAActgtatgtctgtgagtatgtgtgtacatagacacacacacacacacacacacacacacacacacacacacagatatattatttACTGGGAGATGGATTAAGTATTAGaactttattgggtacaacatatgtttcgaccCCTCAGTCTTTTAGCTCTTATTCATTTCCTAACTTGATAGACATAGAACAAGCCAGCTGACACTAAAAATCTGTTCTGAGACATCTTTATCAATGTACCTGATGAGACCCAGACTGAGGggtcgaaacatatgttgtacACAATAAAGTTCTAATACTGAATCCATCTCCTATTAATTAATACTGTTACCCTAACTGCCACTGCTGAGTTCCTGAAGTAGATTCAATGGAAGTGTACCACAACTGCAGATGACTACAGGTAGTCTAAACTGTGCCGGTGTTCAACATTTAATCAACACTAATCAACTTATACTTATTTGTtcaaattattcattatatatatatatatatatatatttcgataggtgaatgaattatcctatgttggccgtcaacatggaaaattcgatgaaccgataccagggtagcaaattcacgtcagaaacacggttgaagcgacctgtccaagggtagaaactccgggttcatgtgcagaaattatatatatatgttgttgttgttttgtctcatttggtctaaagtcgtatgacaaccaccgttatatatattttgtttattcattccctctctctctttcggagaggcacaagcacctacacgcacatatacacacacggcagtaacttccacctaccgaattcaatcacaaagctccggtgagctcggggctatagtgaaaggcacctacccaaagtgccacgcagtgggactgaacccgaaaccacatagctaggaagcaagctccctactgttttcaattttgttttcgtctcttgtatttacatccgtcttgtgcgttcacattcctgtcttctaccaagaaatctaatgcttacagcttagtttttttcttggggctggccgagttggagcaaatatcagaattgaacagccgaaatttgctatgatgattcggtgtctgactgaagattgaagggttcgaatgatttgtctgtgttccgtgttcgtcccttcctgtatttcacgttcattatatataaaaacattcattctatatatatatctatatatatatatatatatatatatatatatataggagtggctgtgtggtaagtagcttgcttacgaaccacatggtttcgggttcagtcccactgcatggtaccttgggtaagtgtcttctactatagcctcgggccaaccaaagccttgtgagtggatttggtagacggaatgtgaaagaagccgtcgtatatatgtatatgtatatatacatatgtgtgtgtgtgtgtgtgtctgtttttgtctcctccgccaacatcgcttgacaaccgatgctggtgtgtttacgtccctgtaacttagcggttcggcaaaagagcccaatagaataagtactaggcttacaatgaataagtcctggggtcgatttgctcgactaaaggcgatgctccagcatggctacagtcaaatgactgaaacaagtaaaagagtaaaagagtaaatgaacgTGCACGCACAGATATACTTCCAGGCTTACGTGCGTTCGcgactatttacacacacaaacgcacgcaatacactcatacacaaacatttcCGCGAACAGTTCGATGCAATCTGCACAAACTTTTGGAAATTTCTGTTCAGTACTCCTCCTCCTCCGTTACtcataaatggaaagaaaaatcatTTTCTTCTTCGCAATGACGCTCTCTCGTTCTCAGTGATCATCATTATGGCTTCCGTGAAGCCAGACATGTCTAGCGGCGACTTGCTGTCATATTTCACGTGGGAGTAACTTGACACTTAGACAAATTGCTCTTGAGATTAGTAAAGTCTTAAACTGTGCCTGGTACGAGAATCTTCTATTAAAACCTCACCCTTTCACACTGCCTGAGCTTCTTATCATATtctcatttttcattattttctaacttTGTCATTTTTCATTTATACCTTTTCGTTTCTCCATCGCTAATTGCTAATTTCTCAGTTGTCACTATCTTCTACCTGTTCCTTCCTCCTCTCATTCCTCCCTTCATTCCTCCTATCACGTTCATAAGTGCCCTAACTCATAACCACACTAACTTCTCTTAACGTCTTTTTGCTTAGTGTCTCCCGTTTTCTTTCTGACAATACACTCTACTCCCCCCTTTCACCTTCCCAACCTCTCCTGTTAACGGCGTAACACTACTGTCTCTGTACTGAGAATCTTCTGTCTAAGTTCGACTATGACCAACATCTCACTTACGTCCTTCGCTCCCGGTGGAGCACATGCTATCAATGACCTCACCCCTCTGTCCTCGAATCTGGGCTGTATGTTTCCCTGAGAGACGGCCTTCCTCTGCCAGATGTTGATTTCGAATCTTCATCGATGCTTCTGCAAATTTGCTTTTTTAAAGGTAGGAGTGTTAATCATATGCAAACCCATTTTAACATCTGGGAAGAGGTGATCCGTATTAGTCTAACCTCTATATTTTAACCTTTCCAGCATGGACGGTCTTATCAGAAGCTTGCACTCCACTGACATTGCTCTCTGGTTTATGGAGGCACACAAAGCATCACACCGCAACAAAAACAGGACTTTGTGGTGGTATGACCAACAAGCTtccctaattttttttatttgaccgGGAGATTTCTACCAATCACTTTTATTCGAGTGTGAACTGAAAGGGGTTCTgtcatacctatttttttactacccacaaggggctaaacacagaggggacaaacaaggacagacaaacggattaagtcgattatatcgaccccagtgctcaactggtacttattttatcgaccccgaaaggatgaaaggcaaagtcgacctcgacggaatttgaactcagaaggtagcggcagacggaatacggcgacgcatttcgcccggcgtgctaacgtttctgccagctcgccgcctttagggtTCTGTCATACCACCACTCCAATAACTCTGGCGAGCGCTAAAATGCCTGTCATCTCCCACTAACTCTGTTACGTTCATTAATAATGTACCCGTTGCAATTCATTCTTTTCAGAACAAATTAATCTTCGCTTCACACGCAATGCGCATGCAGTCTAGATACTTCAGACAACTTACGATCTTCTTTCACGAAGAGAGACATGGATATAACCATCTCCAATGGGGATATAAGAATCAACATTCTTTCGTCAatgctctcacacatacataacatcactgaaactAAATCGCAAGCAAATAAttaatttgaaaccgatattttgaCTCCAAACTATAATCTTTAATAACTTAATCAGAAGAAAGGCGACTCTTCtgtaacagaaaatatttcagaccCACGCAGTTGCAAAGTGTATGCACATACTCGATCACACGCAGATGAATATCCAAATATCTTAAACCGTAGCCGAAAGAAAGTAATTTAACTGGAGTGGAATGGCACCGAGTCATTCACGAACATACTATAACTCATGCTTTACAGCCTCGTTGTGATTTATTGTGCTGTCTTCTCATAATACGACATTCACTTCTTTTCACTGTTTATAAGTACATATCTAGTGTCATTGAAGGGagtgggtaaatcaattacattgaccacccTACTAGTGTTCAACTGggcggtacttattttatcgaccccaaacggatgaaaggcaaaatcaacctcggtggaatttgaactcagaacataaagacggacaaaatacctatttctttactaaccacaagggactaaacatagagaggacaaacaaggacagacaaacggattaagtcgattatatcgacccaagtgcgtaactggtacttatttaatcgaccccgaaaggatgaaaggcaaagtcgacctcggcggaatttgaactcagaacataaagacggacaaaatacctatttctttactacccacaaggggctaaacatagagaggacaaacaaggacagacaaacggattaagtcgattatatcgaccccagtgcgtaactggtacttatttaatcaaccccgaaaggatgaaaggcaaagtcgacctcggcggaatttgaactcagaacgtagcagcagacggaatatctatttctttactacacacaaggggacaaacaaggacagacaaacggattaagtcaattacatcgaccccagtgcgtaactggtacttaatttatcgaccccgaaaggatgaaaggcaaagtcgacctcggcggaatttgaactcagaacgtaacggcgtacgaaataccgctgagcatttcactcggcgtgctaacgattctgccagctcaccgccttatttagagtcaaattattgaaattacAGAATTGTGTAAGAAATTTAGAATATCCTTATCTCCAAAATGCTAAATTTAAGTACAAATTTGTCATCGTACAAGAAAGGTTTCGGGAATATAtaatggtaaaataagcattagaattttaataaaattgttttgaatCTTACCTTTAATTTCTGCATCATCTCCTCGTAATGTCTACGGACATCCATGGAATGCGATTCTATCTTTTTGCTCAAATCCTGTATTACACCTGGACCTATTGAAAAGCAAATATGTTTGGTTTAAAATCTAGCTGTGTCGTTCGTTTGCTTAAAAAAACTTTATTTGAAAgttaaatatcattaaaaatactTATACAAACACTGTATATCGGATCGGTTACACTCTAAGAAGAATTCCAACCAGCATTGCTAGACGAGTGTTAAATGGTAACCTAAAGGAAAAGCGTTAAAGTTGGACGACCTCAGAAGATCTGGAAGGATGCGTGGAGGATGAAGCGAAAGCAATTGATCTCTCTTGTTTGGAAATCAAGAAGTTAGCCCAAGATCGAGTCCCCTGGCATGAAATTGTCGAGGTTTATGCTCTTTAAGGAATAATGTGAACTAACTATAACTAACTAATGTTAAATAGCCATGAAGACAACGTAATAAGTGTTTAAATAATAGCTGTAGTATAATTCTGTGTAAATATTTACTACATTTACATGTGTGCCAGCAGGACAATGCTCCCTCGAACTCGCCCAGGGTCACTATGGACCTCCCGCGACAGCACAACAGCAGAACGACGCCGTGGCCGGCTCTCAGCCCGGATTTGAACCCAACTGaacacctgtgggatgaaatccagagatGGCTGAACCAGGTGGTCCCAAGGCCGACAACTCGTGTGGAAGTGGCAGCATCTTTTCTCAGGGTGtgggcacaggtgccaatggctTTTGTGAACCGCTTCATGCACTCCATGTACCGACGATGTATGGTGTTTTGAACACACAGGGAGGGCAGACACAGTCTTGAACATGTCACGCCCTACAATCTTGATGTGCTGGATCCGCCCACAACCAGAACACATGGCAACGACACATAGACTATGCATCCTAGAAATTGACTTAATccgatttatcaaaatttatctctgacataatgaaattaaaacatatttcacagtgaCACACGTCTCGCgtttcttttgtggttcagtGTATAATATGATACGGAACTGGAAG
This DNA window, taken from Octopus sinensis linkage group LG4, ASM634580v1, whole genome shotgun sequence, encodes the following:
- the LOC115210824 gene encoding putative universal stress protein SSP1056; the encoded protein is MSAHHSNTVLISVDGSSEADHALTWYANTMWKDTDKVVLVYCPEWYDLTDASPGVIQDLSKKIESHSMDVRRHYEEMMQKLKINGKFRVVNCSKPGHGVITMIDEVKATYVLTGTRGQGKIRRTILGSVSDYIVHHSPVPVVVARREKQHKHEEREDGEFKPMV